The Cicer arietinum cultivar CDC Frontier isolate Library 1 chromosome 1, Cicar.CDCFrontier_v2.0, whole genome shotgun sequence genome contains the following window.
GAAAAAGAAAGATTTTGAAGGAAAAGAAGTGTGGTACGAATTACTAGTATGATCCAGAAGAAGGGATGTGTTCAAAAATTCATGTAAGAATGGTTTGTTGGAAAGAAGTGAAGTGAAATTCCCCTCTGTTGCATTGTCTACGCTTTATGCATGGCTCTATACTGACCGTTGATTATTTGGAACTACGCGTGACATGAACCGTTGGATTTGcatcttcttttccttttctcctTCGTCTTCTTCTGCTTCCCATTCCTTTTTCATTTCATGTATATGTGTGTGGGACCTCTCCCTTATCCACATGACCAATGTGGTGAACTTGGACTATCTTAGTTGTACTTTCAAACTTTGAATAACCTAAAATTATTTAgagtgaaaatatatttatctaagTAAAAATCTAGAAGTGTAATTTCTATtcaatttacaaaaattatatataacttAAGACGAAACAAATAACACATACATCAAATTAATACAACACAAATAATTCAagtcaaaacaaaaaacatgtaTATGAAACTAATACAACACAACGTTGAACGGAGAGAAAAAACTATCTCAcactatttataaaaagaatatagTCAAAACTCTACCTTTGTGGCTCAAATGAACCACATTTGTCAAGACAAAGACAACAGATTTAGTTTAAACTTTGTAAGATCAAACTGACCAAATAATTCTCAAATTGAGTTAGTTGATGCTGGAAATATCCTGGtattatattactttttaagccatccatctttttttttttcttccgaaAGCACCTCTATTGTTACAAAAGTCTGATCACCATCCAAATAGTGAGTTTTTTTGtgtattgtttttatatttaaagttttgaatcCACTAACTTTCATAATCAAACTAATGAAACTCAGATTTTTACAAagtttgtaaaatttaaattcctAAAGCTTAAGTGTTATATCATTCTAGAATTTAAAATGTGAAAATTATATTACATTTGAgttctttaattttataaatttaatttttgcacttttaaaattaaaatttcaattacgTAAAAAATATGCAAAGGGTATTATTATGAAAGGGGGAAATTttggaaaatataaaataaaaaactggtATTTTGGTAAAAATGTAGGtatgaaaattgaaaagtaaTTTCCATAATATTAATTGGTAGGAATTCAATCTTGGACTCTTGGGCCGAGATCACAATCCTAACCTGTTGGAATAGTGTATTGACCATTTGGGCTGTGATTTTTAATTTCTCTCCTGGCCCGTTTTCTACTGCTTTGGGTGTGGCCTGGTATTCTTGGGCTCACCATATTTTATTggacatttaaaataatttgagagcttcttcattaacaaacacgtacacaataaaaaacatagtttttttttttcctctccaGAGATGCACTTTCGGACATAAATTTTTTGTCTTTGAATGTTTGCTTTCAAACGAAACtgtggtttttttaaaaaatatacgaGTATACAAATAGCtatcaaaatatttgttatttccACTTTCCACTTGTCATTtgataaacaaacaaaatttacTTCGCAAGAAAAACCAACAATTTTAATATGTTCTTTGAGTAGTGTGTGATGAGACAACAAAGTAGGGTCGAGGGCAAATAACTTGTTAGAGTTTCCTTCTTGAGGATATTTTGTTTCCATTGGGTTGTTTCTTCAAGCATTTACTTTCCCGTTGTAGAAGAAAGGATTAAAAGAATAAAGttgaaatattaaatgaatCGATTGAAAGTGACTAAATATCCCGACCAATAATATCATGCTAATTTTAACCTTTTGAATGGTAAAACAGAAAAAGGTGATGCGTGTGTAGCATGACTCAACCATGcattttaacaattatttttatattttcgcTTAATTGAATGGAAAAAACGTAAGGGAAATAAACTTGGTGGTTTATTATATAGCACGCAACTCATGAGTCATGACTCATCCATTTTGGTTTCCATGAGATCTATGGGTAGAAAGGTCATCGTTGTTGACTAGAAACtccttttaatatattttgttatatgactacaaagtaaaaaaaaaaaactgaatttgTTTGACTCAATAAGAGAACTGGCTAGTTAGTTGTGTCCAATTTGGAACACGTGTGGGTGTGGGTTATTGAGAGAGAAATATATGTGTATTTtatataatgtttttatttgGTTGTAGTTTTTTCTCCGATTTAGAGTTTTCATGttattttcttgtatttttattgttctttaaatttatcaatttcCTTATTTTTCCCATCTAGTATAAGGGTTTTTTGTTCGATATAGGAAAATAGAGTTCTTAGTATGTTATATGGTTGTAGCTTTATTTGATCTTTCACAcctagaaaataattttggtttTGTGGGGTATTAAGTTATTCGTAGAGATGACAATATAACCCGCACCCGTGAGTACTCACTCGAATCTGTCTTGATTTGGGCGGGGAAAACCCGCTTTGATTGGATACAGGTGCAGATTttcattgaaattaaaattcggGAACGGAGATGAGTTTGAGGAAGGTGATATCCACTTCGCACCTGAACCAACCCCgcaagtaatattattgtaatttttatacatattgaatatacttaatatttttttaaatattaaaaattataatcttatctctatagataatatattttaattttattattgtctattatattaattataatagatgtgattttaaaatttataattttatatatatgagtgGGTGCAGGTGTGGACGGGAAAATTCGAACTCCGTTGTAGACGGGGATGAAAGCCTAAATTTCACATCCTCTATGAAACGGAGACGAGTGCGGATTTTTCTCGATTAGTCAGGTGCGGAGGTGTAGGAAGCAAAATATGCCCCCGCTCCGTTGTCATGCCTAGTTTTTAGTATGATCTATTATTGCAAATcttacacataaaaaaaatgatattgtaGAACTATTGTTTCGGCAAAGTTTTGGTTAATGAACTACTTGGTTATTAAGTGGTCATTTGTTACTCACATCTATTTCTTGTAACCTACCTCATGCACAATTATAGTATGTCAAAATTCACTATGAAGTTTAACTTAAAGAAATTTGATGGAAGAAACAATTTTGGCTTGAGTAAAATTCAAGTCAAAGATGTGTTGATACATTAATGGTTACACAAAGTATCAAATAGCACATGGACATATATAGTTGATAGTGATGcaaggtgtgtttgtgaaattATATCGGTTGTTGAAGAATTTCTTTAGAAAGCCAACATGGAGATTGTACCATATTTTTCAACATGGAAAATAAATCATTGAAGTGGTTTAGTTTCAAATGGagtatgataatttttttgaactaTGGTTGTCGGTGTAGACAATGAAAACCAAATATGCAACAATTTTAATCAAGATGGAGATTGATGGGTTTGGTTAGAATTGAAGAATATTAAAGTAGTCATCTATTGCTTGAAATTATAAAAGAAGTCAGATCTCAAAACATAtatatagctatagtttttctTATTACAATTAGCACAATATATAATCAGTTTAAGTTATAACGTGACTCTTTTTTCCTCTCTTGTTTTAGAATTTTGTAaggataattaaatattttatttgaagagtATAATTGTATTGAAGGTGagttatttaaaagaaatttatgtGTTGTAACgacttttatataatattattctttaatCATAGTTTTTTCTTCGGTTTAAAATTTtcacataatatttttattattatttaaatttttgtgtttgtttattttttcaacagtgttaactaataaaatttcttctaatatttttacataattttgGTTTCTATTTTCTAGTAATTCAATTATCAAAGATAACTTCGATGGATAGCAAATATTTTCATGTCAATGTTTTTTGGATGCAATAATGTGATGTTGATGGACTTTTCAGCCACTGCTCCAGCAACAAGTCCCAACACCGATGGCTTTCACATTGGAAAATCTAGTGAAATTAACATAACAAGGAATcaactaaaaatagaaatattatattgaaaaacacattaaaaatatgtatacgacatttgaaaatttaaaattattattttcaatacaaaatttatattttttttatatatttaacaagTACTTTTAAGATATTTATTAGCATGATTCGTTATATATAACATTcttaatattaataatcaatctttataaaaatacacaatattggaatttataattataatattattttattttgattctcgtaagttttttttttattttgttcacatccttataaatatagttttattttaaactaatcATTTTATTCAACTTCTATTATAAAAACTTTAACGCCATTAAACCATATAAACCACACATTCATCTTCTATAACTAGCTATCAGTTTACCGTTACACCGACGACATAAACTGTCTTAATCCTTCAAACTTCCTCGACCAAATAAGTCTCGTTTCTTGGAAAATCTCTTTTGGAATTGAGTGATTTACGTAATATATCAACACCTTCTATGCGTTTTTAGAACACTCATTTTTTTCCTATGTGAAACGATGTCGTTTTACTAGCCGCAAGAGAAAAGAGCTTTCAGTATTAGCAACACTGATCTAATGAATGAAATCGAATATTTGTTAGATTTGATTGAAAAAAGACCCAATATTCCATCTATGAGATAACAAAAGAACAAGTTTGAATGAAACCGAAACTTTGTTAGATGTGATTGAAAAAGACCCAATACTCCATCTATGAGATAACAAAAGAACAACTTTGTTCTTTGAGATACTCGATTTGGTGGAAAATAATAGGATCATGGTGATGAGTATAATTTTGGCTAGAGTTAAGGAGTTTGGAGAGAAGGAGTGATGAAATTGATTTAACGATGTTagaatttttataatgaaaggTGGACGAAAGAACTATTTTAAAGTGACATTATATTTGCAAGgatgtgataacaaaaaaaaaaacttgcagaacaaaaaaaaagatataattgcaagaatcaaaaacatatttaaaccttataaaaatatatgttcaacatttgaaaattcaaaatttattgttttcaatacaaaatttcTACTTTTATATCTTTAATAAGAACTCTTaagatatttattaatataattcattatatatatatataacataattaatattaataaacaaTTCTTTATGGAAATACACAACATTGGTcgattttgatttaaaaaaattagtgatATTTGTAACTATGTATATACTCTGTAATATGTTTcatgaataatatatataaagaacatttttatttgaatatgttttatattttgaaataagaaCTCCTAAAAAGCTATTGGCATAGCACCATAGAGGCCATAAATATTGTTGTAGGTGTCAAATAGAGGACTCAATCTAGGTTTGGTTTGGATTGACCTATATTTCTTTTGTGTCATGTATTCTAAAGCATACTATGTACGATTTGACAAAGTCCACATTTCTACCAAATAAATATCTTATACTTTTCCTATAAAATGATTTTCCAAAGTACTGGCTTAGTCTTCACCTTTAGTCTAGTCAAGCTGGACCCAGATTCACGTGAGACAAAGTTGTAATTGAATTAattgttttagttttagtttcAATAAACCAATGATCtatattaatgaaaattatataaGACATAATGAATGTTATAAATAAGAGATATAATTACAATTAATGAAATAGATACTCAACACTAAATTCGAGATCTAACACCACACAAATACAAAACAAGCactcaagaagaaaaaaaccaaCACTCAAATGAAGGATGTTAAGTATAAAATAGAATGTGTTTATCTTTGatcaaactcaaattaaaatctTGACATTTATTTTGAGCCATAATCAAAGACAAATAACTTTTGATACACCTATTAACTTAAAGAGTTGAATGATTAAGAAATTGCAATTGAATGTGGTGAGagttgaaaaacaaaattgagttggAATAATATATGGCTTGAGGGGCTAAAGTAAGGTGATTCTTCTCAGCTATTATTCACTGAcacactctctctctcttcctttCTAACATTTCACATTTCACATTTCACATTTTATTGTCACTAATAACTTACATTTAATTCGTCTCAATCACACAACACAGACTTACAAGTTATTAGTACAACACAACTTTATtgtaaaaattcatttatttatatatcattcaATTCATTGATTCATAAAGTTATATCTCTCAGCTCACCAATCAAAACCACCATAGCAGGTGGTGCAGAGGTGAAGTGAAGTGCGTCATGGGTCAAGGTCTGAGTTGCAGAGGTAGCAATGATCATGGCCTCTTCACTGCTCTTCAACAAGGTAACCTCCAAATTGTCACAGCACTTTTACAACAAGACCCAACACTTTTTCACCAAACCACTCTCTATGATCGTTATTCACCTCTTCATATTGCTGCTGCTAATGGCCAGATCGAGGTtccttctttttcctttttcacTTTTTGCCATTCTCACACCCACACGTTCATATTAATCTTTCTGATGACTTTAATTTAACCAGATTAATTCTTCTTAACTTCCACACTTGAACATTCATTGTTGGGTTTTtctaagttttttctttttcttcacaTTTCTTGCAGATTCTGTCAAGACTTTTACATGGATCTGTTAACCCAGATATATTAAATCGTCAAAAGCAGGTAACTTGTCGTGTTCCTCATTTTGCATTGTCTTTTTTCTCATGTGGGTTTTTGTTTCCATTGCTAAAAATGCTACCTTTGCTTAGTTTTTACTTacccttttttttatttgttgtgaaaatgCTTCAGACTCCTCTTATGTTGGCTGCCATGCATGGAAAGATTGAATGTGTGGAGAAGCTTCTTGATGCTGGTGCTAATGTAATGTTTCATTCTTAGTTTTGtttcttaaaaacaataattgaatTTGGAAAATTTATGTGTGAATTTTGTTCTCAGGTTTTGATGTTTGATACAGTTAATGGAAGAACCTGCTTACACTATGCAGCTTATTATGGCCATTTTTCTTGCCTTAAGGCTATTCTTTCTTCTGCTCAATATAGTCCTGTGGCTGCTTCCTGGTTTGTCCCTTTTTCTGTTTTAGCATCATTTCGGATTGACTATGATGATGCTATGATTTTGTCTTGTTATTTGTTTTTAGAGTTTCGATTTCCGTGTAAAGAGTTTTTCAGTGTAAAAAAGTCATAACCAATAGTATGTATGGTTTTAGAAGCGGTTATTATTCGGTCAAGTGTTGTTAATGATCTGAAAGTTATGATCTATTGATTGTCTAAAAAATCTTTACATGGACAATGAGTGTATATGAAATAAATCATTGTTTTGAATTGGTTGCAGGGGATTTGTTCGGTTTGTGAATATTAGAGATGGAAAAGGTGCAACACCATTACACTTAGCAGCTCGTCAAAGACGGTCAGAATGTGTACATATTCTATTAGACAATGGTGCTCTTGTTTGTGCTTCAACCGGTAGATATGGGTATTGAATCTCAATCTGTCAAAGTTTTGTGGTTATTGGCTTGAATCTTATGTTTTGTATgcattctttttttgtttttgttttgtggaCTAATCAATTGCTATATGCAGCTATCCTGGTAGCACTCCTCTTCATCTAGCTGCTAGAGGGGGATCTCTTGATTGCATTCGTGGATTGTTGGCGTGGGGTGCGGATCGTCTTCAGCGTGATTCATCTGGGTATAACTTCATTTATGTGGCTTATTATGTTGTTCATGGATTAGTATGTTACTATGTTGGAGTTATTGTAATATCAAACTTATTAGTCTTTTaggaaaatctttgatatgataaTTTCATCATTTGTTTTAATGGCTCATTCTATTGTAATCATATCTTGCATTTTCCTATTGTAATTTTTCAACTTTAGGTAGAAACTTACCTCATCATTAATTGATTTTCATTATCCTTGGATTTTTCTTCATGATGTTTTGTGTGATTATGCAGACGGATACCATATATGGTTGCTTTGAAACACAGACATGGATCGTGCGCATCGTTGCTTAATCCTACATCTTCTGAGCCTCTTGTGTGGCCTTCTCCACTAAAGTTCATAAGTGAACTTAATCCAGAAGCCAAAGCCTTGTTAGAACAAGCCTTGATGGATGCAAacagagaaagagagaaaagcATATTGAAAGGAGGTGCTTACTCTCTT
Protein-coding sequences here:
- the LOC101510629 gene encoding putative E3 ubiquitin-protein ligase XBAT31 isoform X2, with the protein product MIMASSLLFNKILSRLLHGSVNPDILNRQKQTPLMLAAMHGKIECVEKLLDAGANVLMFDTVNGRTCLHYAAYYGHFSCLKAILSSAQYSPVAASWGFVRFVNIRDGKGATPLHLAARQRRSECVHILLDNGALVCASTGRYGYPGSTPLHLAARGGSLDCIRGLLAWGADRLQRDSSGRIPYMVALKHRHGSCASLLNPTSSEPLVWPSPLKFISELNPEAKALLEQALMDANREREKSILKGGAYSLPPQSHSDCVDDNISEVSESELCCICFEQVCTIEVQNCGHQMCAQCTLALCCHKKPNPTTASITPPVCPFCRSNIARLVVVIKLENHDETDQDSVDINCSKINKTKKLRNLNDIGSSSFKGLSGVSSFGKLGGRSSGRVADEWIDKQ
- the LOC101510629 gene encoding putative E3 ubiquitin-protein ligase XBAT31 isoform X1 — encoded protein: MGQGLSCRGSNDHGLFTALQQGNLQIVTALLQQDPTLFHQTTLYDRYSPLHIAAANGQIEILSRLLHGSVNPDILNRQKQTPLMLAAMHGKIECVEKLLDAGANVLMFDTVNGRTCLHYAAYYGHFSCLKAILSSAQYSPVAASWGFVRFVNIRDGKGATPLHLAARQRRSECVHILLDNGALVCASTGRYGYPGSTPLHLAARGGSLDCIRGLLAWGADRLQRDSSGRIPYMVALKHRHGSCASLLNPTSSEPLVWPSPLKFISELNPEAKALLEQALMDANREREKSILKGGAYSLPPQSHSDCVDDNISEVSESELCCICFEQVCTIEVQNCGHQMCAQCTLALCCHKKPNPTTASITPPVCPFCRSNIARLVVVIKLENHDETDQDSVDINCSKINKTKKLRNLNDIGSSSFKGLSGVSSFGKLGGRSSGRVADEWIDKQ